Part of the Nitrosophilus alvini genome, CGTTTATCAAAGAGACTGCAAAACCGTACAGAAGCGTCACCGACGCTATCCATAGAAGAGAGTCGTTCGGTATAAACAGATAAAGAATAAAAAGCGCACCTCCTAAAGAGAGCAGCAAAGATGATATTCTCCAGTAGTTTATCGTTGTGTCTATCAGTTTTCTCTTTCTCTTTTCTATCAATTTGAATGTAGCTATACCAAAGAATAGAAAACAGAAAAGCACAGCTCCAAAAACGTAAGAAAAGTCTATAAAGAGTGTGGCAGAAGTCAGAAACAGAAAGAGAAAGATAAAAGGGGCCAGCAGTTTTTTTATACTGTTTGAAAAATCCGGAGTGACATAGAACATTGGTACCACCTGGTAAGAAACTCCTATGATAAGAAGACCTGTCCAACCGAAAAAAGCCCAAAGAGCATGAATGTCCACAAAGGTTAAAAAAGATTCGCCTGTTTTTGAGAGTCCCAGTGATACAAGCATATGAACTCCCAGAAGCAGGGCTATAAAAAGTGAAATAATGGAAAATCTCATAGAAAATACCGTATGGTTTGAATATGAAGAACGAAATACTTTATATCCCGTTACAATTGCAAAAATGCCTATGGAAAAAAGAAGAAACAAAGATGCTGCCATAAGAAGTTTTGAAAATGAAAAGTAGAGTCCTATGCCCATCAAAAGAGTTCCCAAAACAAGAGCGGTATGTATGATTTTTGCAAACAACAGAGGTTTAGGAAATCTCACCCCTACAAGCACAGGGAGCATCTGTTGCATTGCTCCTATCATTACCATTGTCATAAATCCCAGAGTTATTAGATGAAGTGTAGCTATCATTTCAGGCGAATATCTGTTTGCAAAGCTTGAAGCATCGGAAAAAAACATAAAAGCAGCCGCTAAAATACCAAAAATAGGCGCTGTCAGGAAAAAACGAAGAGGCGCTTCAAAAGGCGGTGCCTGGTCAAGAGAGAGTCCGGTGAACATCTGTTCTTTAACCCTTTTTTATTTTGTTTATGTATTCGATACACGCCGTATCGGAATTTTTACAGATATACAGATCAGCTCCATTTTCGTGTTCGAAAAGTTTGTAGGCAAAAGCGTTGTTTTTAAGAATGTCAAGAAAGGGAAGAGGTGCAAACCTATGAACCATATGGACATATTCGCCCTCTTCAAGTTCTCTTAAAGCCTGCATGACTTTCTGCATAGGCTCAGGCGGTTCAAGGTCTCTGGTATCTATGAGTATCTCTTTCATAATTTTTCCGTTATATGTAATTCGTGTATTGTAAAAAATAAAGATTAAGAGTTAAGAGGCAAAGAGATTTTTGCCTCCACCGATTTTTATACTTTTACTTTTTGCATATCCTCAAGAATTTTGTCTTTTTCTGCGCTCAATACATGTTCTGCCATATTATATAGTATCTGTTCTTCTTTCATATTGTGCTGCTGAACCAGAATCATAAAAGTTTCTGCATGTCCTAGAAATTTCTCTTTATCTTTTTTTTCTATTGCGTCAGCCATTTCCATCATCTCTTTTTTTATCTGGTTATGTTCCATTCTCATAACGTTTGTAGGTCCTTCGCTTGTTCCTGTTTTTTCCTCTATAGCCGGAAAAAGAACCTCTTCTTCCATGCTAAAATGTCTTAGCATCGCTTTGTGAAAAGGAACAAAAAGCTCAAGAGCTTTATCCCAATTGCCACTTAATACCGCTTCTTCTACCGGCGCGAAAATATTATCACATTCTCTGTGGTCATGAGTCATAAAGTTTTTTATACTTGTCATGATTTATTCCTTTTATGGATAAAATTTTGTTTTGAAATATTATCCAATTACATTTTTTATTTTCTTGATTTTGGTCAAAGAGAATCACTCCTGCTCTTTTGAACTCTTCTGTGCTTCCGCTATAAGGACATCTTCAATAACTTTGTCGAGATCACCGTCAAGAATGGCTTCTACATTGCTGTACGCTTTGTTGCTTCGATTGTCTTTGACCTGCTGATATGGAGCCAGAACATAGCTTCTTATCTGATGTCCCCATCCGATTTCGCTCTTTTCTATTCCCTCTTCTTCGGCTTTTCTCTTTTCAAGCTCAAGTTCGTAGAGTCTTGATTTCAGCA contains:
- a CDS encoding DUF2249 domain-containing protein, which translates into the protein MKEILIDTRDLEPPEPMQKVMQALRELEEGEYVHMVHRFAPLPFLDILKNNAFAYKLFEHENGADLYICKNSDTACIEYINKIKKG
- a CDS encoding hemerythrin domain-containing protein; the protein is MTSIKNFMTHDHRECDNIFAPVEEAVLSGNWDKALELFVPFHKAMLRHFSMEEEVLFPAIEEKTGTSEGPTNVMRMEHNQIKKEMMEMADAIEKKDKEKFLGHAETFMILVQQHNMKEEQILYNMAEHVLSAEKDKILEDMQKVKV